The segment GACCAAACGCTTTTCTCGCGACGCGACGATTCTCATCTGCGTAGCCAGCAACGACACCACCCCCCTCGACGATGAAACTGCCTTGATCGAGGGAGAATGGGCCGGCTTCGCCGCACTGCGCGGCCCGCTGAAATACGAAGACTACTACTTCTCCCCAGACATGAACCTTGCCATCCCCGAGAATCCACAGACCGAGGCAAGATGGTATCTATACGACCTATACACAAAACCCTTACACCGAGGACGCGGCCTAGCTAAAAAACTCGTCAACACATGCACTGAGCTAGCCATAGAGAGTACCAGAACTCTTCGTTCACTGCCTCTCGATAACGACGCTTCTTTGCAGAAAGCCCGCATCTTGCTCTTTATGAACCCCAAGAATGCCTGGCTCGTGCGCATGTATGAGGGCTTTGGTTTTCGCGGCACGGGCAGGGTGACGATGACGGAGGGGTTTAGGGCTGGTGCGTTGCATGAGAGCTTGCCGAGCGATACGGAGAGTACCGAGGAGTTGAGACGGTTTTGGCATACCCGCGTTGGGTTGGCGATGGAGCAGGTGGTGAGTGTTGGTTAGGGGGGTCGCAAATCAGGCGAGAAGCTCTCGTGTTGCAGAGAAAGTTCGGCTACAAGCCAACAGTCCTTGACAATACAAGAGGTGTTTATTGCTATCCTTTAAGGTATTTGCAACCTCTAACAATACTACAAGACTTTAGCGACTTCTCTTAGATCTGAATGCAGCACAATTAACGCGAAAGGCCTCCAGCAGTACCTTTGAGGGCCTGCCGCTGACAATGTAGCTAGCTTCTTCTGCAACGCGAGAGAGAGGGTGGTGCGTGCAGTGGCAAGGGACAATGTTTCGAGGTTGACGTGTGGGTCTTGAGAGTATGGTATGAGATCCTCTAGAATAGGAGAGCCTCTACAATGCTGTTGACAAGGCGCTTACCTCTAGGCATTCTCGCTCGTGGGTGGCTAGTGCTACCAAACAAGGTAGTCGCGATTTGTGACCACAACGGTGCGCCAGACTTCCCTTTCCAAGTTATGACTGCCCCAGTGTCAGCCAGTGCAACCGTGCTCCACGCTGTGAACGATTTTAAAGGCAATCTCGAACCTCACCTACCCCAGCATCTATCATTCGGTAAACCTCCTCATCAGCTGCCTACAACCTCATTTTTACAGCCCCTCTTCTCCGCTTCTGCGGACGATAACCTTCATCAATGTCAGTGACGGCCTTCATTCTGATCATCACCATGCCTACAAGCTCGAGAATGAGGTCAGTACTAAGTGTCAAAGCAGCTCCGCTACCTTACCGCCACCACGTTCGCCCTCCATACCATCTCAACCTGTGGCCCTTGCCTGCCCGTACAGCGGCGACCCTATAGCCTTCCCATTGTTTACGAGTCGTTCAGTCTGGATCCGTCTGCTAGGCCCAGACCCAGCCTAGGCAGGGTACGGACCTCACCCTCGTTCCCGCGCGTCGACCCATATTCCTTCAGAAGCACCCCCAGGCGAAGCACTGGCACAAGCACACCCAGAACAGGTGAATCGGGACGCAAACGAACCCTCGCCGAGCGCATTGCAGACCTTGACGCAGCACCTCCTCTCGACAAGGGCCCGTGGCACAAGGATAGTGCGTTTTACTCGCCCAACAAGACGTGGAAGGAGATTGGCGACGACTGTCGAGCGTGGGAGGCCCTGAAACAAAAAGACAAAGAGACCAAACGTCTCAATCGTCAACTCGACGGCTCGCGATCCCGGTCAAGTTCCATCACACCAAACACGTCCAGAGTCAACTCTTTCCGGAGCCTCGGTTCGGCCACTCAGCTCAACTCGACCAGCCGTGTCCATTCGTTGAAATATTCAGAGACTGGGAGTACTGTCAGCTCGGTCCCGTCTTCCACCTCCGGCAGGTCGACTCGATTCCAAGAGGTAGACACAGCCAACGAAGATGATCGAATCCATGAGAGACATGAAGCACAGGAGCAACAGTCACGAAAGCCTGAATCTGGAAAGGACTGCAAACAAGATACTACACCGCATGGAGGACAAGGCCAGCGAGGATTCTTTGGAAGGCACAAGGGCAAGAATATTGGGTATGGTCTCGCGATATCGTTGAGCTCAGATGTTAACGATGTGCAGCGAACGCCCGAGCAATCTACGGCCCGAATCGGTGTCTCGACGTGATAAGTTTCGCTCCAGCTTCCTCACGAAAGACTGGCGCCGCCATCGTCGAACACAATCCAACGAGCAAATCGTATCTACACTGCACTTCGGCGAAGGAGGACTCTCGGATGGCTGCCTACGAGCACCTGCTTGTCATCACTGAAGATCTGCTACACCGTCTGATGGATACGGAGGGGATCACGAGCAGTGGCTGGCTACCATCGACACCCCAGTCACAACATGCGGCAACGTACCATGCTGCCAGTGTCAGTGGAAGCGCAGCAGGCAGTGTGTCGGCCAGCAGAAGGAGCAGCGCCACGCCCCAAGAGTCTGACGAGCCCGTTTACTTGTCGTGACCCTACTTACGGAGATATAGGATGATCATGCCGCCACCTGAGCGCTTCGCGAACGTCTTGCACACGCCTCACTCATCCCATCATATCCCAAGACCTCCTATGGGTGCCAACGTACCGGCACTCGTGCGTGGTAACAGTGATACAGCGTTTGGCAGCAACACTCCACATCTACCTCCGCAGGTCATTCCACGTACGGCGAGCGACGTGATGATACAGCAGCCTCAGCCAGTGCAGGCGGGGCAGTATACGGGTCCTCGTTACGGACGCGTGCAGTGGAAGCTAGGATCGGAGAGTTGATAGTTGGATGCTATATGGGATTGCGGTGGTCTTTGGTGTCTTGTGCTTCTCCGTTCTCGCACCCTAGTTCCTCAAACAAACACATCCCGACTCTTACTCGTAGGCCTCGTCATCCGGAACCTCGATTAGATGCTTGTGAATAGGGCTGCTGAGACATGAGTGCGTGACTCAGACTTGGTCCTGGTTCACGTTGTTTGGGTTTCGTTCGCGGTGAGTCGAAGGACAGGGGCGCTAGGCGGCGCTAAATATTGCATCGCACATTTCTTGCCCCACCCACCACTCCATCTTTGAATCGCGGCAGCACACACGACGACCAAGGCACGAGGAGCATCCACACGCACGACCCCGCTCCtacacacacatacacacacacacacacacacacacatacacatcACACACCACACACAGCAGCCATGTCTCGCGTAGCAGGGTGAGTGCTGCACACATGCTCTCAACCCCACGCAATCCACTGACGAGAATCTGCAGCCGCACCGACTGGGCcgaagaggaggacgagaACGACCTCGCGCTCCCCCAGCAGCAGGTGACCAAGAACAAGGACGGAACCGAGACGATTGTATCCTACCGCATCAACGAGGACGGCAAGAAGGTCAAGACGACGCGCCGCATCAAGAAGAGTGTCATCAAGCAGGTGGTCAACCCCCGCGTGGCCGAGCGCAAGGCATGGGCAAAATTCGGCCAGGAGAAGGGCAAGCCCGCGGGCCCGCAGACGGACACCGTCTCGGTCGCTGAGAACATACTCTTCCGCCCACAAGCCAACTGGAAGGCGTCGACAGAAGACAAGGGCGATGAGGAAAAGAAGAAGCTCGAGCTCAAGAACGCAAAGATCAAGTGCCGTATCTGCTCCGGCGACCACTTCACAACAAAGTGCCCCTTCAAGGACACCATGGCCCCCGAGGGCGCCGACGCGCCCGCCGACATGCCCGACGATGCGCCTGGCGGCAGCGGCGGGCTGGGTGCCGGCAGCGGTGGCTACGTGCCCCCGCACATGCGCGGCAAGATGGGCGGCGGCGAGAAGATGGGCGGCAAGTTTGACCGCGACGACAGCGCGACACTGCGCGTGACCAACGTCAGCGAGATGGCCGAGGAGCAGGATCTGCGCGACATGTTCAGCCGCTACGGTCACGTCACAAGAGTCTTCCTGGCCAAGGACCGCGAGACAGGGCGAGCCAAGGGCTTTGCTTTTATCAGCTACGCAGACCGGTCGGACGCTGCCAAGGCGTGCGAGAAGATGGACGGCTGTAAGTTTTTGTTTCCATATTTTCTTTCACTTCTGCTAACACAACGTTCCAGTCGGTTTCGGCCATCTCATCCTGCGTGTTGAGTTCGCCAAGAAGGCCTAAGTGCTTTGCGAGGAAAAGGACTGGCAAGTACTTTGCGAGAAAGGGAGGAAAAAAAACTGGCATTTGTGGAGATGTCAGGGTATCTTGGGAATGCATGGGCTCTGCTGGCattttttttcttcttctcacTTTCTCTCTATTGACCTAGTTCGAACGGGGTAGATATGGGCTTCGAACATGCACGACAGAATTGACAGAACTGACCTGACTGGCTGTGGCCGTGGAGCCTGGGGCTACAGAGAGTAATGCAATCATGACGACTTCCACATGTATCATCTACCGTCTGTTCCCTCCAGTCCTGTGGGCGAGACGTACGTAGCTCAGCCATGTGTGTGGGGACATGGCGTGCCGTGTGAACTCGGCCCGGCACGAGTTTTGGTCATGGTGGGGGGTGAGATCACGACTATGAAGAAGGGGAGCTCACGCAGACATGACTCGTTGTTTTGGTCTGTATCCATAGCTATATGCCAGCACAGCGTAGGGGTGATGCTGGATGCGTGTCTACTATGCACAGGATGCACGCGGCCATGATAGGACGGGTGGATGGCATGACGAAGGCGAGGATGGAGAAACAAGGAGACGGAGATGAACAAGACGCAGGACACGACCGAATCTACATCTACACCATGCCCCAGAGCGGGGTGGGCATGGGACTGCACATGGGACGGCCACCGCTGCGCATCTTGGCCTCCTGGATGCCAATGTACGCCTCCCGTCGCGCAGGGGAGCCGACGGTGACGGACCACGTGGTCAGGCCGTAGTAGACGCCGATGTGGTGGACGAGCCAGCGGCCAAAGGTGCCACCGTTGTCGCCCTCGGGCGTCTCGAACAGCATGAGTTCGCGCTTGAGCTGGGCGCTCGCGCCGTCGTGGTCGTGCGTCTGCCCGTTGCGCCCCACAAAGACTatctcctcgtcctcgctgTCCAAGTCGGCGGGCAGGCCGTCGGCTTCGGCAGCGCGCGCGCTGGCTTCCCACTCGCTGACGAAGCGGCGCACTTCGCCTTCTAGGTCCATCAGCAGGCCCTTTGCGCCGCGGCTGCGCTTGAGCTTCTCGCGCAGCTCCTTGGGCACGACCCCGGGCGTCGTGGGCTTGTTGGCGACGGTCCGGCTCGCGTTCTTCTCGGCTACGCTGGCGTCGTGGCGCTTGGTCGACTGGCGCTTCAGGCCAGCGTCCCACAGCGGCGCAAGGTAGTAAGGGACGTTGCGCACGCGGTAGGTAGGGTGGACCTCCCAGTCCTGGGGAGCGGGAGGCTCGGCGTGAGGGTTGTTCAGGAGACGGTCTGGGGAGGGTTAGGCATGGCAATGAGACTGCTGGTGGTGGCGATGGTGGTTTGCATCGTGGTAGGGTTCATGTCAGCATCACTCAAGAACGTACCATTCTCCCACCTCTGCCTGCGCCGGCTGCCCTCCTTGCCCTTGAGCAGAGCCTCGCGCCTTTTCAGGCTGTCTCGACGAATCGGCTCCTTGCGGCGATAGACGGTATGCACCTGCGAGGTGGTGGCCGGCGCAGGGCGGGCCGGCGCATCGAGCTCATCGAGGGGGATGTCAAAGGCAACCGAGGTGTCCGGGACGCTGACGGCAGGCGCAGAGATGGCGACAGAGCCCATGGCTGCCGTTGCCTGCTCGGTCCATGCCTCAATGTCTATGGGCTGGGGAGCCGCAGCTTGGGGAGCCAGGTCGTCGGTGATGGCCATGGTGGCGCTGGGGGCGCGATTGTGCGATAAGAGAGCTGACGAGGGAACGAGCTGTGCAAAGAAAGGGGGGCTCAGCAGAGAGCGTGCCTGGTAATCTGGGAGAGACGCCTTGTAGTCTGGGAGAGACGCGAGCAGAGAGTGGCCGGGGCAGCAGCCGCTGGAGAGACGTGGACGGGTCGACGACGTGATGTCCTCCGCGATAGGAGGGTGTGGCGTGTAGTCATGCACGTCATTGCAGCCAATCAGCGCACAACCTGGGGCGTACCCTGTCCGCGGATCATCGGTGAATCACGACGAGAGTCACGTCCACATCCGTGACTGTGCACGTAGCATGTGAAGTCCACCACACACCACATGGTACGTGTCTCGGGGAGGGCACAGGTCAGTGAGGTCGTGGCTATCTTTTCGGCCAAGACGAACCAGTGATGAAGTGAGAACCTGGATGCTGATTCATGTAGAAGCACAAACAAGACTGCTGAGTGTGGTGTATGTATACCCCCAAACGCCGACCCCTGACAACGCCCACTTCTGTCCAAAAACGCCTGGTTTGACTCAACGTCGTCTCAACGAAGTACTTCCGCAGTAACGCCAACAATATAACACACTGCGCTGGCCCATATCGCAGTCTTGACTACGCTCCCCACACCacccctcttcttcttcggcACGCTCTCGTCCCTAGCCTGCTGCCTGGCCTTCTTGCCCCTCACCGCATCGGCAGCAGCCTGTCTCCTCTCTTCGAAGTCATGCTCCAGCTGTTCCTGACTCTGCTCCACTCCGCTGTACCCAGTCGGACTGAGGCGAGTGGTGCCGTCGATGGGATTTACCTCGCTGCTGAAAGATTCTGTTGGCTGATCTGCGGGACATGAGCCGCTGATGGTCTCGAATCCCCGTGTTGACGAGGTCGAGTCTAGAGCGTCGCGCAGGACTAGCATGTGGCGTTTGGCAGTGACAACCTCCAGACCAGAGGTGATGTAGGGAACGAACTTTGCAGGGGCTTTGAGTGATAAGAGGGCTTGGTGAATGGGCAGAGCTGGTGTGCTGTCACGCGGAGGCCCGCTTGTTGAAGTTGTGATGCTCAGAGTGTCGCTTTGGGGATCGTGGACCAGGATGGTGTAGTGTGTTGGCCGATCGATGATTGAAGCTTCCTGTGCCACGGTCTCGGCATGAGTCTTGCTTGGAGAGGATGGCGCGCTTTCGGTGGGCAGATGGCTGGTCTCGCGTTCTTCCATTGCAGCCTCGTTTGCTGCTGCAGGTGCGGTCGCGGAAGGCTCCAAGATTTCTGCTCCTTTTGACGAAGATGACTCAATAGCGTCAGGCCTCGTCACAACTTCCTCAGCCGTGACATCTGTCACTGATGGCTTGCCGGTAACCGTAGCCTCAGATGACTCTGCTCCTCTAGAGGCGGTCGTAGCCGTCTGAGCAACAGGGCCGTCCTCGAGCGTCTCGACAACCTTTGCACCCCTCGCCTCAGCGCTCACAGACTCTTCATCTAGTGGCACTTGTCGGTGCTCGACCGTAATAGGTCCATACGCGTCTTCGTATGCGCTGCGCACTTCTTGCACTAGTTTCGTGTCTCCCGTTTTCTGCTTGTAGACTTCTTTCAACCTCTCTGCTGCTTCCTCGCCATCAGTCTTTCCACCCAAGCTCTCCAACTGGAGGTTGAAAGGTCGGAAAAGGCTGTGTGCAAGGGGGCTTTTCTCTTCGAATGATCTCCTTGGAACCTGCTTGGGCGCTCTCGCGTACCCGTCATCGGACAAGCCTTGCATAGCTGCCTTCTGAGACTGAATCTCGTTGGCAAGATGAGATGCGGCCACTGTATCGGTCAACGACTTCGCAGTAGACTTCTCGAGCAACTCAGGATTTGCCTCAGCAGTGGCTTCAGTCGCTGAGGACTCGCTGGCCGGCACTGGTCTTGAAAGCGCTTCGTCGGCAGGCTTGAGCGATACTCCGTAGGTTTGGACAGCATGGTCCATCAATCGGGCAAGAGCTAGCTGTGTGTCCCGCAGCGTAGCCAAGCGAGTCAGAATCTCGCTGTATAACTCCACCTTACTACGCTCAAGATCCGGCTCGTCAAGGCGAGCCTGTGCCCTCCACGTAAGCATTCGAGTCAAGGTGTGATTCCTATGCAGAACTCTCGAGGCGATGCCGAGTCGCCTCTTGAAGGCGTTTGTAACTTTTCGAACCGCCTCAGCGTCCAATTCGCGAAGAGCCTCACAAGCTGTTTCGAACTGCTTTTCCGTTCTCTCATAAGTGTTGCGCAGGCGGCGCTCCCTAATGGCGCGGAGGTTCTTAGATATCTCAGTACCAGGTATTACTTTCCTAGGAGATCGCAAGAGGTAGACTGCATGCTCGACCCTGTTCTCGTCGTTCTTCAAACGCTCCATCAGTGCTTTGCACATTGGAAGATCCGTTTCCAGATCACTTGAGATGTGTTCTCTTGCACGGCGGCCTTTGCCGAGGCCAGCCATCTGTTTGGCGAACTGCATATCAGCCTCTGAAGGTTCGCCTGCTTCAATAGGATCTTGCCAGAAGTGCTTGGAAAGGGAAGCGCCGCCCTCCTCGATCCACCTCCTCATACGATCGATACTAGACTCCATCTGGACCGGCTCAGGTGGCGGCTGCGACGCATCCTGTTTGATTTCGACCTCTTCTCCTTCAGTAGTTTGCGAGCTGGTTCGTGCCCGTTCAAGCTCTTGGTGAATTCGGCGCACATGGTAATTGTTCAACACATGTGCCTCAACGACCTCGTCGAGTGCTTTCGGTTTTGCCTTTGCGTAATCTGCTTCCAGTGTCTGCCGGTCTTGCCTTTCTTCAGTACTCTGCATGCCACCTTTCCTCGTACCCATAGCGGCTCGAATATCGTCTGCGCTGAGAAAGTCTATATCATCTTTAGGGAGTGTCTCAAGTATCGAGGAGGTTGATCGTGCAGTAGTTGAGTCAGTTCTGGAGGTCTCCGTCTGCTGAATAGCCGTGTTTAACTCTGGGACAGACCATCCAACTTCTTTCTGACTCTGATGTGCCTTCTTTGCAGCAGACTCGCCAGCTGCAGGAGAGGTACTAGTCTTTGGATATGGGTAGTTGTCGACCAGTGCCTGCGAAGAGGGTATCGTGATAGTATCTCGCACCACAGTAGATGTGTTATCCGTCGCCGGTGTTTCTACCTGCGAGGTTGGAAATGATTTTGTATTTGGCCGCGTCACAACGTTTGATACATTGCGTCTTTGCAACGCGGTCTGCCTCCAAGATTTGCTATTACCGAGGTCACGGTCGTACTCCTTCGGTTCTTCAGCAAAGAACGCCTCGATGAACCTTGACTCTCGGTTGGACGCTTCTTTGGCCCTTGTGGTAGCTTGTTTTGATTGATCGGGAGACTCGGCTGATTGTGATTTCGCCTCCAGGTCGGGAGGCTCAGAGTCTGGGTTTGAAGAGCTCAGACGGCGGCTGAGGGTTTCTTTGTTCTCGGACACGGTCTGTTCTTGATGCTTGCCCACCCTCACGTGAGGTTCTTCCCTCGGTCGGCGTAGATCGGATGGTGACACAATGCCAAATTCGTCTCGCTCGTAATGTGTTGTCTTTATGACTGGCTGGGCAAAGATTGATTCGCGTTCAGGCAACGGTTGCTCTTTTGTTGAAGCATTCTCTCCTGACCTAATCCCGTACCTACGACCTGCACACTGTCAGCTTGCGCCTTGACACATGGCCACATGGATCCTACCCGTAAGGTTCCCGTCCATTTTCTTGTTATGATCTGCCAATTCATTCGAATCCATCTCTCTCAACATCCATCTGGGAAATGTCTTGTACACCCACTCCCAATCTGTGAGTCC is part of the Ascochyta rabiei chromosome 21, complete sequence genome and harbors:
- a CDS encoding translation initiation factor eIF3 subunit g translates to MSRVAGRTDWAEEEDENDLALPQQQVTKNKDGTETIVSYRINEDGKKVKTTRRIKKSVIKQVVNPRVAERKAWAKFGQEKGKPAGPQTDTVSVAENILFRPQANWKASTEDKGDEEKKKLELKNAKIKCRICSGDHFTTKCPFKDTMAPEGADAPADMPDDAPGGSGGLGAGSGGYVPPHMRGKMGGGEKMGGKFDRDDSATLRVTNVSEMAEEQDLRDMFSRYGHVTRVFLAKDRETGRAKGFAFISYADRSDAAKACEKMDGFGFGHLILRVEFAKKA